In the Candidatus Krumholzibacteriia bacterium genome, one interval contains:
- a CDS encoding glycine--tRNA ligase, which produces MEKLVSLCKRRGFIFQSSEIYGGLNSCYDYGPLGTELKNNIKNAWWRAMIYHHDNIEGVDASILMHPRVWEASGHVAGFTDPLVDCRRCKQRFRADQVQGSTCPECGGQLTEPRQFNLMFKTFMGPVEEQAAVVYLRPETAQGIFVNFQNVLTVSRQKVPFGIAQIGKAFRNEITPGNFIFRMREFEQMEMQFFVHPSEDEKWFEQWRETRFQWHQSIGIRREKLRWHQHGPDELAHYAKAAFDIQYEFPFGWQEIEGVHNRTDFDLKRHQEYAGKRLEYFDEARKEKYIPYVIETSVGCDRTLLVTLVDAYREEALEGETRVVLRLSPHLAPIKAAILPLVRKDGMPEFGQRIAADLMRTHRVFYDETASVGKRYRRQDEIGTPYCVTVDSQSLQDQTVTVRDRDSMQQERIAATQLRAWLDERVLYV; this is translated from the coding sequence ATGGAGAAGCTGGTGTCGCTCTGCAAGCGGCGCGGCTTCATCTTCCAGTCCAGCGAGATCTACGGCGGTCTGAACAGCTGCTACGACTACGGACCCCTGGGGACGGAGCTCAAGAACAACATCAAGAACGCCTGGTGGCGGGCCATGATCTACCACCACGACAACATCGAGGGCGTGGATGCGTCGATCCTGATGCACCCGCGGGTGTGGGAGGCGTCGGGGCACGTGGCCGGCTTCACCGACCCGCTGGTGGACTGTCGGCGCTGCAAGCAGCGCTTCCGCGCCGACCAGGTGCAGGGCTCGACCTGTCCCGAGTGCGGCGGCCAGCTCACCGAGCCGCGCCAGTTCAACCTCATGTTCAAGACCTTCATGGGGCCGGTGGAGGAGCAGGCGGCGGTGGTGTACCTGCGTCCCGAGACGGCACAGGGCATCTTCGTCAACTTCCAGAACGTTCTCACCGTTTCGCGCCAGAAGGTGCCCTTCGGCATCGCCCAGATCGGCAAGGCCTTCCGCAACGAGATCACGCCGGGGAACTTCATCTTCCGCATGCGCGAGTTCGAGCAGATGGAGATGCAGTTCTTCGTGCACCCGAGCGAGGACGAGAAGTGGTTCGAACAGTGGCGCGAGACCCGCTTCCAGTGGCACCAGTCCATCGGCATCCGGCGGGAGAAGCTGCGCTGGCACCAGCACGGCCCGGACGAGCTGGCGCACTACGCCAAGGCGGCTTTCGACATCCAGTACGAGTTCCCCTTCGGCTGGCAGGAGATCGAGGGCGTGCACAACCGCACCGATTTCGACCTCAAGCGGCACCAGGAGTATGCGGGCAAGCGCTTGGAGTACTTCGACGAGGCGCGCAAGGAGAAGTACATCCCCTACGTCATCGAGACCTCCGTGGGCTGCGACCGGACGCTGCTCGTGACCCTGGTGGACGCCTACCGCGAGGAGGCGCTGGAGGGAGAGACGCGGGTCGTGTTGCGTCTCTCGCCGCATCTCGCGCCGATCAAGGCGGCGATCCTGCCCCTGGTGCGGAAGGACGGCATGCCGGAGTTCGGGCAGCGCATCGCCGCCGACCTCATGCGCACGCACCGGGTCTTCTACGACGAGACGGCGTCGGTGGGGAAGCGCTACCGGCGGCAGGACGAGATCGGCACGCCCTACTGCGTCACCGTGGACTCGCAGTCGCTGCAGGACCAGACGGTCACGGTGCGGGACCGCGACAGCATGCAGCAAGAGCGCATCGCGGCGACGCAGCTGCGGGCCTGGCTCGACGAGCGCGTGCTCTACGTGTGA